Proteins co-encoded in one Gossypium arboreum isolate Shixiya-1 chromosome 11, ASM2569848v2, whole genome shotgun sequence genomic window:
- the LOC108473715 gene encoding sugar transporter ERD6-like 5 isoform X1 has protein sequence MVRENMEEGLLTSRYQLPPNETKPTGNGADGDGLTDNLNMPSQPAASSLTLVLVFCTFVAVCGSFSYGCSLGYSSPAETGIMEDLDLSLAEYSVFGSIITIGGMVGAILSGKIADLIGRKRAMWFSDVLCTVGWLAIAFAKNALWLDIGRLLIGLGVSIFCYVVPVYIAEIAPKSYRGSFASSNQLMTSSGFAIMFFVGTFISWRTLTMIGAIPCVVQIIGLFFIPESPRWLAKCGREKEFEASLKRLRGENSDISEEAAEIRDYIATLEQQTEASFLELFQRRYANALIVGVGLMLLQQLGGNSAVVYYTSRIFKESGISGSLGLQVLAVLQVPAATIGLLLMDRSGRRPLLLVSASGLCFSYFLQGLAFCFKELPNLKALTPPLALSSTLIAATAFTIGLGGIPWIIMSEIFPINVKAQAGSLVTLVNWSTAWIMTYSFNFMMDWSLVGTFFFFSGISGLTVLFVAKLVPETKERTLEEIQASITHFM, from the exons ATGGTGAGGGAAAATATGGAAGAAGGGTTGTTAACAAGCAGGTATCAACTACCACCAAATGAAACAAAACCAACCGGCAATGGCGCCGACGGTGACGGTCTTACCGACAACCTTAACATGCCATCTCAGCCGGCAGCTTCGTCGTTAACACTTGTTCTTGTCTTTTGTACGTTTGTTGCTGTCTGTGGCTCATTCAGCTATGGATGTTCT CTTGGTTATTCATCACCAGCGGAGACAGGGATCATGGAAGACTTGGACCTCTCCTTGGCAGAA TACTCTGTTTTCGGTTCAATAATTACAATTGGAGGAATGGTAGGAGCAATTCTAAGTGGGAAGATAGCAGATCTTATCGGTAGGAAACGT GCAATGTGGTTCTCTGATGTCTTGTGCACTGTTGGGTGGCTAGCAATAGCATTTGCAAAG AACGCTTTGTGGCTGGATATTGGAAGGCTGTTGATCGGACTCGGAGTCTCTATTTTCTGTTATGTG GTACCTGTTTATATAGCTGAAATAGCACCTAAAAGTTACCGGGGTTCCTTTGCATCATCAAACCAG TTGATGACTTCTTCTGGGTTTGCAATTATGTTTTTCGTTGGAACCTTCATTTCGTGGCGCACCCTGACTATGATCG GTGCTATTCCCTGTGTAGTACAGATAATAGGCTTGTTTTTCATTCCAGAGTCCCCTAGATGGCTG GCAAAATGTGGTCGAGAAAAAGAGTTTGAAGCATCCTTGAAGCGTCTTAGGGGAGAGAACTCAGATATTTCTGAAGAAGCTGCTGAGATCAGA GATTATATAGCTACTCTTGAGCAACAAACAGAAGCAAGCTTCCTTGAATTGTTCCAAAGGAGATATGCCAATGCACTCATT GTTGGAGTTGGCCTAATGCTATTGCAGCAACTAGGAGGAAATAGTGCTGTGGTATATTATACTAGCCGCATATTCAAAGAATCCG GTATATCAGGTAGCCTTGGCCTTCAAGTTTTAGCTGTTTTACAG GTTCCAGCAGCAACTATAGGTTTGCTTTTAATGGATAGATCCGGTAGACGGCCACTTCTTTTG GTTTCTGCAAGTGGATTGTGTTTCTCCTACTTTCTCCAGGGACTGGCATTCTGCTTTAAG GAACTCCCCAATTTGAAGGCTCTTACTCCACCTCTAGCACTTAGCAGTACTTTG ATTGCTGCTACAGCTTTCACAATAGGGTTGGGAGGAATACCATGGATTATAATGTCAGAG ATATTTCCTATAAATGTTAAAGCTCAAGCTGGAAGCCTGGTGACTTTAGTCAATTGGTCCACTGCTTGGATAATGACTTACAGTTTCAATTTTATGATGGATTGGAGCTTAGTAG gtacatttttctttttctcggGAATCTCAGGCTTAACTGTCCTATTCGTGGCCAAGTTAGTCCCAGAGACGAAGGAGAGAACACTGGAGGAAATACAAGCATCCATCACTCATTTTATGTAA
- the LOC108473715 gene encoding sugar transporter ERD6-like 5 isoform X2, with amino-acid sequence MVRENMEEGLLTSRYQLPPNETKPTGNGADGDGLTDNLNMPSQPAASSLTLVLVFCTFVAVCGSFSYGCSLGYSSPAETGIMEDLDLSLAEYSVFGSIITIGGMVGAILSGKIADLIGRKRAMWFSDVLCTVGWLAIAFAKNALWLDIGRLLIGLGVSIFCYVVPVYIAEIAPKSYRGSFASSNQLMTSSGFAIMFFVGTFISWRTLTMIGAIPCVVQIIGLFFIPESPRWLAKCGREKEFEASLKRLRGENSDISEEAAEIRDYIATLEQQTEASFLELFQRRYANALIVGVGLMLLQQLGGNSAVVYYTSRIFKESGISGSLGLQVLAVLQVPAATIGLLLMDRSGRRPLLLVSASGLCFSYFLQGLAFCFKELPNLKALTPPLALSSTLIAATAFTIGLGGIPWIIMSEIFPINVKAQAGSLVTLVNWSTAWIMTYSFNFMMDWSLVHFSFSRESQA; translated from the exons ATGGTGAGGGAAAATATGGAAGAAGGGTTGTTAACAAGCAGGTATCAACTACCACCAAATGAAACAAAACCAACCGGCAATGGCGCCGACGGTGACGGTCTTACCGACAACCTTAACATGCCATCTCAGCCGGCAGCTTCGTCGTTAACACTTGTTCTTGTCTTTTGTACGTTTGTTGCTGTCTGTGGCTCATTCAGCTATGGATGTTCT CTTGGTTATTCATCACCAGCGGAGACAGGGATCATGGAAGACTTGGACCTCTCCTTGGCAGAA TACTCTGTTTTCGGTTCAATAATTACAATTGGAGGAATGGTAGGAGCAATTCTAAGTGGGAAGATAGCAGATCTTATCGGTAGGAAACGT GCAATGTGGTTCTCTGATGTCTTGTGCACTGTTGGGTGGCTAGCAATAGCATTTGCAAAG AACGCTTTGTGGCTGGATATTGGAAGGCTGTTGATCGGACTCGGAGTCTCTATTTTCTGTTATGTG GTACCTGTTTATATAGCTGAAATAGCACCTAAAAGTTACCGGGGTTCCTTTGCATCATCAAACCAG TTGATGACTTCTTCTGGGTTTGCAATTATGTTTTTCGTTGGAACCTTCATTTCGTGGCGCACCCTGACTATGATCG GTGCTATTCCCTGTGTAGTACAGATAATAGGCTTGTTTTTCATTCCAGAGTCCCCTAGATGGCTG GCAAAATGTGGTCGAGAAAAAGAGTTTGAAGCATCCTTGAAGCGTCTTAGGGGAGAGAACTCAGATATTTCTGAAGAAGCTGCTGAGATCAGA GATTATATAGCTACTCTTGAGCAACAAACAGAAGCAAGCTTCCTTGAATTGTTCCAAAGGAGATATGCCAATGCACTCATT GTTGGAGTTGGCCTAATGCTATTGCAGCAACTAGGAGGAAATAGTGCTGTGGTATATTATACTAGCCGCATATTCAAAGAATCCG GTATATCAGGTAGCCTTGGCCTTCAAGTTTTAGCTGTTTTACAG GTTCCAGCAGCAACTATAGGTTTGCTTTTAATGGATAGATCCGGTAGACGGCCACTTCTTTTG GTTTCTGCAAGTGGATTGTGTTTCTCCTACTTTCTCCAGGGACTGGCATTCTGCTTTAAG GAACTCCCCAATTTGAAGGCTCTTACTCCACCTCTAGCACTTAGCAGTACTTTG ATTGCTGCTACAGCTTTCACAATAGGGTTGGGAGGAATACCATGGATTATAATGTCAGAG ATATTTCCTATAAATGTTAAAGCTCAAGCTGGAAGCCTGGTGACTTTAGTCAATTGGTCCACTGCTTGGATAATGACTTACAGTTTCAATTTTATGATGGATTGGAGCTTA gtacatttttctttttctcggGAATCTCAGGCTTAA